The following proteins come from a genomic window of Leptospira neocaledonica:
- a CDS encoding cobalt-precorrin 5A hydrolase encodes MIQSRKPYAIYVITKHGLKTGTKLFRSLKEAELFVSPKFISEAPKESKLLSLPMEPTLRESFMEYDCHIFVISVGAVVRMVAPFLVSKKTDPAVLCIDDQAKFTICVLSGHVGRGNFFTQKISDLLENIPVITTASDVSGTLTVDILGRELGWSLEDQDRNITRACAAVVNETKVLFVQETGEPNFWPLEKGLPKGVEYSLSLENVDPEDYEILLIASDRTDIKTTTPEIYSNSVIYRPKSLILGLGCDKGIPTEVVENGITKVLKEYNLSFESIKSIASVDAKKAEPAFLEISEKYGWEFTTFSAEKLNQVEGISETSKAASEYVGTRSVSEAAALLLSGSEKLLVTKQKYKETEAGKNLTVAIARIQFATRPEIRSESLEKV; translated from the coding sequence ATGATTCAGAGTAGAAAACCCTACGCGATTTACGTAATTACTAAACATGGTTTAAAGACAGGGACAAAATTATTCCGTTCCTTAAAAGAAGCGGAACTATTTGTTTCTCCTAAATTTATTTCGGAAGCTCCTAAAGAATCCAAACTTTTAAGTCTCCCGATGGAACCAACATTGAGAGAAAGTTTCATGGAATATGATTGTCATATTTTCGTGATCAGTGTAGGAGCTGTTGTTCGGATGGTCGCTCCATTTTTGGTCAGTAAAAAAACGGATCCCGCCGTTCTTTGTATAGATGACCAAGCAAAGTTCACCATCTGCGTTTTATCCGGTCATGTTGGGAGAGGCAATTTTTTTACTCAGAAAATTTCAGATCTTTTGGAAAATATTCCAGTGATCACAACTGCATCCGATGTTTCCGGAACTTTAACTGTGGATATTTTAGGAAGAGAACTGGGTTGGAGTTTAGAAGACCAGGATCGGAATATAACCCGAGCATGTGCAGCAGTAGTAAATGAAACTAAGGTTTTATTTGTACAAGAGACGGGCGAGCCGAATTTTTGGCCTTTGGAAAAAGGTCTTCCTAAGGGTGTAGAATATTCCCTTAGTTTAGAAAATGTAGATCCAGAAGATTATGAAATTCTACTCATTGCAAGCGATAGAACAGATATCAAAACTACAACCCCGGAGATATATTCTAACTCAGTAATATACAGACCTAAATCATTAATCTTAGGATTGGGCTGTGACAAAGGAATTCCTACCGAAGTGGTAGAGAACGGGATCACAAAGGTATTAAAAGAATATAATCTATCTTTCGAAAGCATAAAATCAATTGCAAGCGTCGATGCAAAAAAAGCAGAGCCTGCATTTTTGGAAATTTCGGAGAAATATGGCTGGGAATTTACGACCTTCTCCGCAGAAAAACTGAACCAAGTAGAAGGAATTTCAGAAACTTCTAAAGCTGCTTCCGAATATGTGGGGACTCGTTCCGTAAGTGAGGCCGCGGCTCTTCTTCTTTCCGGCTCCGAAAAATTACTCGTAACAAAACAAAAATACAAAGAAACAGAAGCCGGAAAAAATCTCACTGTCGCCATTGCAAGAATCCAATTTGCGACCAGACCAGAAATCCGATCCGAAAGTTTGGAGAAAGTATGA